Sequence from the Rhodanobacter sp. genome:
ACGCCTGCTCAAGGTGGTGGACGAGGCCACCCATCCGTGGGGCGTCAAGGTCAACCGCATCGAGATCAAGGACATCGCGCCGCCGCGCGACCTGGTGGACGCGATGGCGCGGCAGATGAAGGCCGAGCGCGAGAAGCGCGCCAACATCCTCGACGCCGAGGGCTTTCGCCAGGCGGCGATCCTCAAGGCCGAAGGCGAGAAGCAATCGGTGATCCTCGCCGCCGAAGGCGAGAAGGAAGCCGCCTTCCGTGCCGCCGAGGCGCGCGAACGCACGGCGGAAGCCGAAGCCAAGGCCACCACGATGGTGTCCGAGGCGATCGCCGGCGGCAACGTCAACGCGCTCAACTACTTCGTTGCGAACAACTACGTCGAGGCGCTGAAGGCGATGGCCGCCTCGCCCAACCAGAAAATGCTGCTGCTGCCGGTGGAGGCCACCGGCGTGCTGGGTTCGCTGGCGGGCATCGCCGAGCTGGCCAAGGAATCGTTGAGCCAGCAGCAGGCCTCCGCCAAGGCCGTGCCGCCGTCGCGTTGATGCACTTCGCCGGCCCGCCTGCGCGAGCCGGCATCCGGACAGCCAGGACCATCGCCATGCTCGGACAGATCGCAATCCATTACCTCTGGTGGCTGCTCGCCCTGCTGCTGATCATGGGCGAGGTCATGGTGCCCGGCTACTTCCTCTTGTGGATCGGCATCGCCGCGGCCGCGATGGGCGTGCTGCTGTGGCTGTTCCCGGGGCTGGGCCTGCTGGTGCAGGCAATATTGTTTGCGGCGCTCGCGCTGGCCGCCTGCGTGGCTTACGCGCGCTGGCTGCGGCCGCGCATCGAGCGCGATGCGCCCGATGGCGAGCGGCTCAACCGCCGCGGCGAGCGGATGATCGGCCAGCGCTACGAGCTGGTCGAGCCCATCGTCAACGGCCGCGGCAAGGTGCGCGTCGGCGACGGCCAGTGGCTGGTGAGCGGGCCGGATCTGCCGCAAGGCAGCACGGTGGAAGTAGTGGCGGTGGACGGCACCACGCTGCTGGTGCGCGCTACCGCATGAGCGTTTCGGCAACGAGTACACGGCCTTCCGCCGTCGAGGCCTCGAACACGCGCATCGCCTTCCTGCTGGAACTGGCGCGCCGCCTGCACCAGTACGGCACTTCGGCGCCGCGGCTGGAGATGTCCATCGACCTCTGCGCGCGCCGCCTGGGCCTGCAGGCCGACGTGTGGTCCAGCCCGACCGCGATCATCGTTTCGTTTGCGGATCTGGCGCAGGACAACGGCGGCGTGGCGCAGACCACGCAGGTGATGCGGCTTGCCCCTGGCGACGTGAACCTGGCGCGCCTGTGCGAGGCGGATGCGATTGCCGATCGCGTGATCGCGGGCGAACTGGACCTGCGCCAGGGCTGGCGCCTGCTGCGTGCGCTCGGCGCGCCCGAATCGCGCAAGGCCAAGGTCAACACGATTGTCAGCTACGGCCTCTCCGCCGCCAGCATCGAGGCGTTGTTCCTGCA
This genomic interval carries:
- a CDS encoding SPFH domain-containing protein, with amino-acid sequence MGSILALLIVVLVVVALLKMVRIVPQGYEWTVETFGKYTRTLTPGLHLLIPVYQSVGRKMNLMEQVLDVPSQDVITKDNAVVRVDGVVFYQVLDAAKAAYEVAQLEQAALALVMTNIRTVLGSLDLDESLSKRDEINARLLKVVDEATHPWGVKVNRIEIKDIAPPRDLVDAMARQMKAEREKRANILDAEGFRQAAILKAEGEKQSVILAAEGEKEAAFRAAEARERTAEAEAKATTMVSEAIAGGNVNALNYFVANNYVEALKAMAASPNQKMLLLPVEATGVLGSLAGIAELAKESLSQQQASAKAVPPSR
- a CDS encoding NfeD family protein: MLGQIAIHYLWWLLALLLIMGEVMVPGYFLLWIGIAAAAMGVLLWLFPGLGLLVQAILFAALALAACVAYARWLRPRIERDAPDGERLNRRGERMIGQRYELVEPIVNGRGKVRVGDGQWLVSGPDLPQGSTVEVVAVDGTTLLVRATA